The nucleotide sequence GGTTGATGCCGAGTTCGAGGAGGTCAAGGACGACAAGAAGTAGGCGTCACGGCGGCGCCGCTGGCGCCGCCCGCCCGCGAGCGAGGCGCAGCGCGCCCGGCGGGTCCTGCGGGACCCATCGGCGCGGCCTGCGCCTTTCGCGTTCCGGTAGCGAGCACACGGGCCCGTCCGCGCGGCGGGTAGGCACGGCGAACAGTACAGAACGGGCACCATGGCGAAGCGCGACTATTACGAGATCCTGGGCGTGGCCCCGAACGCCTCGGAGGGAGACCTGAAGAAGGCCTATCGGCGGCTGGCAATGAAGTACCACCCGGATCGCAACCCCGGGGACGCCGATGCCGAAACCCGCTTCAAGGAGGCCAAGGAGGCTTACGAGGTCCTGAGTGACCCGCAGAAGCGTGCCGCCTACGACCAGTTCGGCCACGCCGGCGTGGATCCATCCGCCGGGGGTGCGGGCGGATTCGGTGGCGCAGCGGGCGGTGCCAGCTTCGCGGACATCTTCTCCGACGTCTTCGGCGATATCTTCGGGGGTGGTGGCGGCCGCGGCGGCAGCCGCGTCTTCCGGGGCGCCGATCTGCGCACGACGCTGGAGATCTCGCTGGAGGAGGCCGTCCAGGGCACGGAAAAGGATCTCGAGATCCCGACCATGGTCGACTGCGAGGCCTGTGACGGCAGCGGCGCGGCGCCGGGCAGCCAGCCGCAGACCTGCCCCACCTGCCACGGCCACGGCGACGTCCGCGTGCAGCAGGGTTTCTTCTCCATCCAGCAGACCTGTCCGCGCTGCCGCGGCAGCGGGACGGTGATCAGCGACCCCTGCACGCGCTGCGGCGGCAACGGCAAGGTCCGCGACCGCAAGCACCTGAGCGTACGGGTGCCGGCCGGCGTGGATACCGGCGACCGCATCCGCCTCGCCGGCGAGGGCGAGGCTGGCGAGAACGGCGGCCCGCCGGGGGATCTCTACGTCCAGATCGCGGTGCGCGAGCATCCGATCTTCAAGCGCGACGGGGCGGATCTGCGCTGCGAGATCCCCGTGAGCTTCCCGACAGCCGCCCTCGGCGGAGATCTGGAGGTGCCGACGCTGGACGGGCGGGTGAACCTGCGCGTGCCGCCGGGCACGCAGTCGGGCAAGATCTTCCGCATTCGCGGCAAGGGCGTGACGCCGGTGCGTGGCGGCGCGCCCGGGGATCTGCTCTGCCGGGTGAACGTGGAGACGCCGGTGAACCTCACCGCCCGCCAGAAGGAGCTGCTGGAGGAGCTGGCCGATACCCTGGAGCGGGGCGGCGAGCATCACAATCCACGCGGCAGCTCGTGGCTCGACTCGGTGAAGTCCTTTTTCGAGAACATGAAATTCTGAACGCGGAGGCGCGCACATGACCCGCATCGGGATTCTCGGCGCCGGCGGACGCATGGGTCGGGAGCTTATCCAGGCCGTTGCCGCGCGGCCGGGGGCGGAGCTCGCCGCGGCCGTGGTGCGCCCGGGCAGCGCCATGCTGGGGCGCGACGCCGGCGAGCTGGCCGGCACGGGCACGCTCGGCGTGACTCTCGGTGACGATCCGGCGGCGGCCGCAGCGGCGAGCGACGTCCTGATCGACTTCACGCTGCCGGCCGCCTTCGACACCAACCTCGCGGCGGCCCGGGCGGCCAGGGTGCCGATCACCGTGGGCACCACCGGGCTGGATGGCCGGCAGCTGGGGGCGCTGGAGACCGCGGCCCGGGAGATCCCGGTGGTGTTTGCGCCCAACTACAGCAGCGGCGTCACCCTGGCGTGCCGGCTGGCGGCGCTGGCCGCCCGCGCGCTTGGCGACGAGTTCGACGTGGAGATCATCGAGGCCCACCATCGGCACAAGGTGGACGCACCGTCCGGAACGGCCCGTCGCCTCGGCGAGGTGGTCGCCGGCGCGCTCGGTCGCGACCTGGACGCGGTGGCCTGCTATGGCCGGGAGGGGCACACGGGCGCGCGCGACGCGCAGACCATCGGCTTCCAGAGCATCCGCGGCGGCGACATCGTCGGCGAGCATACTGTCCTCTTTGCCGGCGAGGGCGAGCGTATCGAGATCACGCATCGGGCCTCCAGTCGCCGCACCTTCGCCGGCGGTGCGGTCCGGGCCGCCTGCTGGCTGGTGGCGCAGCCCCCCGGGCGCTACGGCATGGAGGAGGTTCTGGGTCTCACCGATTAGCCTGCCTTAGGAGTCTGCGCCGTAGAAGTCTTCCGAGCGAGGCGGTCCCACTGCGAGGCGATTTGGCCGCTCGTGGGCGTTCGGGATTCATAACGAGAACTGCGCCGCAGCAAGAACACCTGATAACCAGGCACAACCCTTGATCAGCTCACTCACAAATCGAGGGCGACAGGGGTTATACAGGTTGTTACACTTGACACTAATGAAGTTTTCGGATCTTGCCATTCACACCTTAGGAGACGATGACCATGCAGCTGAATGCTGACCAACCCGAACCTGCGTCAGGCTATTACCTCGGCACGGAACGCGCTGATCGCGCCGTCGAATATACGCTGAGCGCCGCCCACGGCTGGGAATTCCTGCTCGACAACCACCTCGAGGCGGAAGAAGAGCAGCGCCAGGCGGTCCGCCACAGCGTGGTCCTCGGCGAGAACTGATCGCGCCGGCATCGCCGGCGACACACACCCCGCAGGGCTTGCCCTGTGGGGTTTTTTTGGTTTGACGACAACGGGAGTCCGGCATGCCGGAGCTTGGCTGGGCGCCGGAACTGCTGCTGCTCATGCTGCTGGTCGGAGTGGCCGCGGGCTGGCTCGACAGCATCGCCGGCGGCGGCGGTCTCATCGCGCTCCCGGCGCTGCTCCTCACCGGCGTAGGGCCCCTGGAAGCGCTCGGCACCAACAAGCTCCAGAGCTGTGTGGGCGCCGGGGTGGCCGCTACCAACTACACCCGCCGCGGCTGGGTGGATCTGCACTGGGCGCGATGGCTCATCGTCGCCTCCTTCACGGGCGCGGCCGCCGGCACCTGGCTTGTACAACGGGTGGACACCCGCTTCATCGAGTGGGTGCTGCCGGCGCTGCTCGGCGGTGTCGCGCTCTATTTTCTGCTCTCGCCACGCCTCGGCGACCTCGAGAGCCGCCCGCGGCTTGGGCGGTTCGGCTACGGCCTGACGGCGGCTCCCGGTATCGGCTTCTACGACGGCTTCTTCGGACCCGGCACGGGCTCGTTCTTCACCGCCAGCGCCGTGGCGCTGCTCGGGGCCAGTGCCACCCGCGCGGTGGCGCTGACCAAGCTGCTCAACTTCGCCAGCAACGTGGCGGCACTTACCCTGTTCCTCGCCGGGGGGCACGTGGTCTGGGCCCTAGGGCTGGCGATGCTTGCAGGGCAGGCCATCGGCGCGTGGCTCGGCTCGAGCCTCGCCATCCGTCACGGCGTCGGGCTGATCCGGCCCCTGGTGGTGCTGGTAAGCGTCACCCTTATGCTGCGACTCCTCTGGCAGCAGTGGGGCGGGTGAACGCCCCACCGGCTTCGTGGTCCAGTGAGCGGGACAGCCAGGGTGCGGGGGAGCGATGCGGATAGCGATCATCGGTGCCGGTGTCGCCGGGCTGGCCGCGGCGCAGCGGCTGCGGACGGCAGGACTCGCCCCTGTCGTGCTCGACAAGGGCCGTGGCCCGGGCGGCCGTACCGTGTCCAAGCGCACGCCGCTCGGTGCCGTGGACCTCGGCGCCCAGTATTTCACGGCGCGTCACCCGGCGTTCCGGGAAGCAGTGGCGCGCTGGCAGCGCGACGGCGTGGTCGCCGAGTGGCCGGTGGCGCCCCGCGTGCTGCCGGAGGGCCGGGTCGCCGCTGGCGGGCCACGGTATCTGGCCTGCCCGCGCATGTCCATGCTCGCGCGCCATCTGGCCGAGGGCCTGGATCTGCGGCTGGCGGTGCGTGTGGCGGGGCTGCGATCGGGCGCCGCGGGCTGGACCCTGGAGACCGACACCCAGGGTGTCCTCGGCCCCTTCGACCGCGTGCTCGTCACCGC is from Spiribacter halobius and encodes:
- the dnaJ gene encoding molecular chaperone DnaJ → MAKRDYYEILGVAPNASEGDLKKAYRRLAMKYHPDRNPGDADAETRFKEAKEAYEVLSDPQKRAAYDQFGHAGVDPSAGGAGGFGGAAGGASFADIFSDVFGDIFGGGGGRGGSRVFRGADLRTTLEISLEEAVQGTEKDLEIPTMVDCEACDGSGAAPGSQPQTCPTCHGHGDVRVQQGFFSIQQTCPRCRGSGTVISDPCTRCGGNGKVRDRKHLSVRVPAGVDTGDRIRLAGEGEAGENGGPPGDLYVQIAVREHPIFKRDGADLRCEIPVSFPTAALGGDLEVPTLDGRVNLRVPPGTQSGKIFRIRGKGVTPVRGGAPGDLLCRVNVETPVNLTARQKELLEELADTLERGGEHHNPRGSSWLDSVKSFFENMKF
- a CDS encoding TSUP family transporter, with protein sequence MPELGWAPELLLLMLLVGVAAGWLDSIAGGGGLIALPALLLTGVGPLEALGTNKLQSCVGAGVAATNYTRRGWVDLHWARWLIVASFTGAAAGTWLVQRVDTRFIEWVLPALLGGVALYFLLSPRLGDLESRPRLGRFGYGLTAAPGIGFYDGFFGPGTGSFFTASAVALLGASATRAVALTKLLNFASNVAALTLFLAGGHVVWALGLAMLAGQAIGAWLGSSLAIRHGVGLIRPLVVLVSVTLMLRLLWQQWGG
- the dapB gene encoding 4-hydroxy-tetrahydrodipicolinate reductase is translated as MTRIGILGAGGRMGRELIQAVAARPGAELAAAVVRPGSAMLGRDAGELAGTGTLGVTLGDDPAAAAAASDVLIDFTLPAAFDTNLAAARAARVPITVGTTGLDGRQLGALETAAREIPVVFAPNYSSGVTLACRLAALAARALGDEFDVEIIEAHHRHKVDAPSGTARRLGEVVAGALGRDLDAVACYGREGHTGARDAQTIGFQSIRGGDIVGEHTVLFAGEGERIEITHRASSRRTFAGGAVRAACWLVAQPPGRYGMEEVLGLTD